In Serratia marcescens subsp. marcescens ATCC 13880, a single genomic region encodes these proteins:
- a CDS encoding sugar ABC transporter ATP-binding protein has translation MYPYVLEAEGISKQFPGVKALDKVSIKIKPGSVHALMGENGAGKSTLMKCLIGIYHPDEGSIKIKGRPVTFSDTLQALHSGISMIHQELNLVPYMTVAENIWLGREPARLGFVNHEQLNENTRELLARLNIKLQPDTLVGDLSIANQQMVEIAKAVSYNADVLIMDEPTSALTEGEVVHLFAIIRELREQGKGIIYISHKMDEIFAITDEVSIFRDGTFIACDKTENLTKQSLITMMVGRELTQMFPKFNNNIGEEVLRVAGLRRSGWFHDVSFSVKRGEILGVAGLVGAGRSEVMESLFGMHPADGGEIFIEGQAVKVDSPAKAIESGLAFLTEDRKKSGLFLVLSVVENMSIVNLSEYIGKNGFVSHVQMAKDCMDQIKKLNIKTPTMDQIINNLSGGNQQKVLIARWLLAQPKILILDEPTRGIDVGAKAEIYRLISELANRGVAIILVSSELPEILGMSDRVMVMHGGRITGILDKDDADQEKILALASE, from the coding sequence ATGTACCCTTATGTTCTTGAGGCCGAAGGCATCAGCAAGCAGTTCCCCGGCGTCAAAGCGCTGGATAAGGTCTCGATTAAAATCAAACCCGGCAGCGTGCATGCGCTGATGGGAGAAAACGGCGCGGGCAAATCGACGCTGATGAAATGCCTGATCGGCATCTACCACCCGGATGAAGGCTCGATAAAAATCAAAGGTCGGCCGGTCACCTTCAGCGACACGCTGCAGGCGCTGCATTCGGGCATTTCCATGATCCACCAGGAGCTGAACCTGGTGCCTTACATGACGGTGGCGGAAAACATCTGGCTGGGGCGCGAGCCGGCGCGGTTGGGGTTCGTCAACCACGAACAGCTGAACGAGAACACCCGCGAGCTGCTGGCGCGGCTGAACATCAAACTGCAGCCGGACACGCTGGTGGGTGATCTGAGCATCGCCAACCAGCAGATGGTGGAGATCGCCAAGGCGGTGTCCTACAACGCCGACGTCTTGATCATGGACGAACCGACCTCGGCGCTGACCGAAGGTGAAGTGGTGCATCTGTTCGCCATCATCCGCGAACTGCGCGAGCAGGGCAAAGGCATCATCTATATCAGCCACAAGATGGACGAGATCTTCGCCATCACCGACGAAGTGAGCATTTTCCGCGACGGCACCTTCATCGCCTGCGACAAAACCGAAAACCTGACCAAACAGTCGCTGATCACCATGATGGTGGGGCGCGAACTGACGCAGATGTTCCCCAAATTCAACAACAATATCGGCGAGGAAGTGCTGCGGGTAGCGGGGCTGCGCCGCAGCGGCTGGTTCCATGACGTGTCGTTCAGCGTCAAACGCGGCGAGATCCTCGGCGTCGCCGGGCTGGTGGGCGCCGGGCGCAGCGAAGTGATGGAAAGCCTGTTCGGCATGCACCCGGCGGACGGCGGCGAGATCTTTATCGAAGGCCAGGCGGTGAAGGTCGATTCCCCGGCGAAGGCGATCGAGAGCGGGCTGGCGTTTCTCACCGAAGACCGCAAGAAATCCGGCCTGTTTCTGGTGCTGTCGGTGGTCGAGAACATGAGCATCGTCAACCTGTCGGAATACATCGGCAAGAACGGTTTCGTCAGCCACGTGCAGATGGCCAAAGACTGCATGGATCAGATCAAAAAACTCAACATCAAAACGCCGACCATGGATCAGATCATCAATAACCTCAGCGGCGGCAACCAACAGAAGGTGCTGATCGCGCGCTGGCTGCTGGCGCAGCCGAAAATTCTGATCCTCGACGAACCGACGCGCGGCATCGACGTGGGGGCGAAAGCGGAAATCTACCGCCTGATCAGCGAGCTGGCCAACCGCGGCGTCGCCATCATTTTGGTCTCCTCCGAGCTGCCGGAGATCCTCGGCATGAGCGACCGGGTGATGGTGATGCACGGCGGCCGCATCACCGGCATTTTGGACAAAGACGACGCGGACCAGGAGAAGATCCTGGCGCTGGCCTCAGAATAA